The following nucleotide sequence is from Salinigranum halophilum.
CAGCGGGAGAACAGGAGCTGTCTGCAGGAGAGATCATGGAATACTTTCTCGACCCAGACGACCCCTGGGAGCAACCACGTGCCTACGTCGGGGCGTTCGAGCGGAGCCGTCTCCTCCACGAGCTCGTCGCTTCGCGGAACGATTCGTCGGATCGTGTCCTAGAGCTCGGCTGTGGTGCGGGTGCGAACCTCGCACACCTGTACGACCACGGCTATCGGGACCTCGTCACGATCGAGGTCAACCCTGACATGCTCTCGTTGTTCGAGTCACACCATCCCCAGACGTTCGAGACGGCCGAAGTCGTTCGCGGGACAATCCAAGACGAGATAACGACCATCCCGACCGACGGGGTCGAGGTGACAGCCGCGGTCGCCGTGTTGACTCACCTGCACCCGGACCACGAGTTCGTGTTCGACGAACTCGTCCGTGTCACCGCGGAGACGCTGATAACGATCGAGAACGAGGAGACCGTTGACGACATCTTCTTCCCGCGCAACTACGGCGACGTGTTCGAGTCGCGGGGCTGTGAACAGGTCGACGTCGTCGATTCGGAGACGCTCTCGCGTCGGACGGAGTTGAGCGACAACTGCTACGCGCGCGTCTTCAGCGTCGACACGTGAACTGGACGGCCACCGTCGCAACTCGCTCG
It contains:
- a CDS encoding class I SAM-dependent methyltransferase, which translates into the protein MTAGEQELSAGEIMEYFLDPDDPWEQPRAYVGAFERSRLLHELVASRNDSSDRVLELGCGAGANLAHLYDHGYRDLVTIEVNPDMLSLFESHHPQTFETAEVVRGTIQDEITTIPTDGVEVTAAVAVLTHLHPDHEFVFDELVRVTAETLITIENEETVDDIFFPRNYGDVFESRGCEQVDVVDSETLSRRTELSDNCYARVFSVDT